Proteins encoded by one window of Electrophorus electricus isolate fEleEle1 chromosome 17, fEleEle1.pri, whole genome shotgun sequence:
- the trpc4a gene encoding short transient receptor potential channel 4a: protein MSQLYYRRTDSSSYRDRIPLRIVRAESELSPQEKAYLCAVEKGDYASVKQALEEAEIYFKININCIDPLGRTALLIAIENENLEIIELLLRFNVYVGDALLHAIRKEVVGAVELLLNHKKPSGGMQVPPILLDKQFSDFTPDITPIILAAHTNNYEIIKLLVQKGVSMPQPHEVRCNCVECVSGSDVDSLRHSRSRLNIYRALASPSLVALSSEDPFLTAFRLSWELQELSKVENEFKAEYEELSQQCKQFAKDLLDQTRSSRELETILNYRDDNIPLEDEGNSDLARLRLAIKYHQKEFVAQPNCQQLLASRWYDEFPGWRRRHWAGKLITCIFIGLLFPLFSLFYLIAPKSHYGLFIRKPFIKFICHTASYLTFLFLLLLASQHIVTTDSHRQGPPPTTVEWMILPWVLGFIWAEIKQMWDGGFQDYIHDWWNLMDFVMNSLYLATISLKIVAYTKYSGDKPRNEWEMWHPTLVAEALFAIANIFSSLRLISLFTANSHLGPLQISLGRMLLDILKFLFIYCLVLLAFANGLNQLYFYYETDASEKTGNCKGIRCLHQNNAFSTLFETLQSLFWSIFGLISLHVTNVDPDHQFTEFVGATMFGTYNIISLVVLLNMLIAMMNNSYQHIADHADIEWKFARTKLWMSYFEEGGTLPPPFNLIPSPKSAWYLIRWIKAHIFKSTRSKRTETFGSLSRRAAENVRISHQYQEVLRNLVKRYVAAMIRDAKTEEGLTEENFKELKQDISSFRYEVLGMMKGIKPGLQGSKANAGTSSLAYTDRPLKCSSAPPGGQLKGKLKLLSVTASMLQQNLKTNSKTNAKGPEHCLANGSVPVASEMKSSNRTARDFSGLYNQVRHRGTSNTGNTGRIYSVCEEDGEPEGPGEESESEKPSGVLALGRGNKTCVLGGDENEIEELKEEVEESKPLAHAPCTCDEDTKDKSSESDEEIISRL from the exons ATGTCCCAGCTGTACTACCGCCGAACAGACAGCTCCTCATACCGGGACCGCATCCCTCTGCGGATCGTACGGGCCGAGTCCGAGCTCTCGCCCCAGGAGAAGGCCTACCTGTGCGCAGTCGAGAAGGGCGACTATGCCAGTGTGAAGCAGGCCTTGGAGGAGGCCGAGATCTACTTCAAGATCAACATCAACTGCATCGACCCACTGGGCCGTACGGCCCTGCTCATCGCCATCGAGAACGAGAACCTGGAGATCATCGAGCTCCTCCTCCGCTTCAACGTCTACGTGGGAGACGCGCTCCTCCACGCCATCCGCAAGGAGGTGGTGGGTGCTGTGGAGCTGCTGCTGAACCATAAAAAACCCAGCGGGGGCATGCAG GTTCCACCCATCCTGCTGGACAAGCAGTTTTCCGACTTCACCCCTGACATCACACCTATCATCCTTGCGGCCCACACCAACAACTACGAAATCATCAAACTGTTGGTGCAGAAGGGCGTATCCATGCCTCAGCCGCATGAGGTGCGCTGTAACTGCGTGGAGTGCGTGTCCGGCTCGGACGTAGACAGCCTCAGGCACTCGCGCTCCCGCCTCAACATCTACCGGGCGCTGGCCAGCCCGTCGCTGGTGGCGCTGTCCAGTGAGGACCCCTTCCTCACCGCCTTCCGCCTCAGCTGGGAGCTGCAGGAGCTCAGCAAGGTGGAGAATGAGTTCAAGGCGGAGTACGAGGAGCTGTCGCAGCAGTGCAAGCAGTTTGCCAAGGACCTTCTGGACCAGACACGCAGCTCCCGTGAGCTGGAGACCATCCTCAACTACAGGGACGACAACATTCCGCTGGAGGACGAGGGGAACAGTGACCTTGCCAGGCTCAGGCTGGCTATTAAGTACCACCAGAAAGAG TTTGTAGCGCAGCCGAACTGTCAACAGCTCCTGGCTTCACGCTGGTACGACGAGTTCCCAGGCTGGAGGCGGCGCCACTGGGCCGGCAAGCTCATCACGTGCATCTTTATTGGTCtcctcttccccctcttctCCCTCTTCTACCTGATCGCCCCCAAGAGCCACTACGGCCTCTTCATCCGCAAGCCCTTCATCAAGTTCATCTGCCACACGGCCTCCTACCTgaccttcctctttctcctcctcctggccTCTCAGCATATCGTCACCACCGACTCGCACCGGCAGGGTCCGCCACCCACCACCGTGGAATGGATGATCCTCCCTTGGGTTCTAG GCTTCATCTGGGCGGAGATCAAACAGATGTGGGATGGAGGCTTTCAGGACTACATCCACGACTGGTGGAACCTCATGGATTTTGTCATGAACTCTCTGTACCTAGCCACTATCTCTCTGAAGATTGTAGCTTACACAAAG TACAGTGGCGATAAACCACGGAACGAGTGGGAGATGTGGCACCCCACCCTGGTGGCAGAGGCTCTGTTCGCCATTGCCAACATCTTCAGCTCGCTGCGCCTCATCTCGCTGTTCACAGCCAACTCACACCTGGGCCCGCTGCAGATCTCACTGGGCCGTATGCTCTTGGACATCCTAAAGTTCCTCTTCATCTACTGCCTGGTCCTGCTGGCCTTCGCCAACGGCCTCAACCAGCTCTACTTCTACTACGAGACAGATGCTTCCGAAAAGACAGGCAACTGTAAGGGCATCCGCTGCCTGCATCAGAACAACGCCTTCTCCAC GTTATTCGAAACGCtgcagtccttgttttggtccATCTTCGGGCTCATCAGTCTGCACGTGACCAATGTAGACCCAGACCACCAGTTCACTGAGTTTGTGGGAGCCACCATGTTTGGGACGTACAACATTATTTCCCTAGTAGTGCTTCTCAACATGTTGATCGCCATGATGAACAACTCCTATCAGCACATTGCA GATCACGCTGACATTGAGTGGAAGTTTGCACGAACCAAGCTGTGGATGAGCTACTTCGAGGAGGGAGGGACTTTGCCTCCTCCGTTCAATCTGATTCCCAGCCCAAAGTCGGCGTGGTACCTGATCAGATGGATCAAGGCGCACATCTTCAAGAGTACGAGATCAAAGAGAACTGAGACTTTTGGGTCACTTAGT aggagagcagcagagaaTGTGCGCATCAGTCACCAGTATCAG GAAGTGCTGCGAAATCTGGTCAAGCGCTACGTGGCTGCGATGATCAGAGACGCCAAGACAGAGGAGGGCCTAACAGAAGAGAACTTCAAG GAGCTAAAGCAGGACATTTCCAGTTTTCGGTACGAAGTTCTTGGGATGATGAAAGGGATCAAACCAGGACTACAAGGTTCTAAAGCAAACGCAGGAACGTCGAGCCTTGCCTACACTGACCGCCCTCTCAAGTGTTCATCCGCTCCCCCTGGAGGTCAGCTGAAGGGCAAACTTAAACTTCTCAGTGTCACCGCCTCTATGCTCCAGCAAAATCTGAAGACAAACTCTAAAACAAACGCCAAGGGCCCGGAGCACTGCCTGGCTAACGGGTCTGTCCCCGTGGCTTCAGAAATGAAATCTAGCAATAGGACCGCAAGAGACTTCTCTGGACTGTACAACCAAGTCCGCCACAGAGGGACATCCAACACTGGCAACACTGGCAGGATCTACTCAGTGTGTGAGGAGGATGGGGAGCCCGAAGGTCcgggggaagagagtgagagcgaaaAGCCCTCTGGTGTGTTGGCTCTAGGCAGGGGCAATAAAACCTGCGTGCTCGGTGGTGATGAGAACGAAATCGAAGAGCTGAAGGAGGAGGTGGAAGAAAGCAAACCGTTGGCACACGCGCCATGTACATGTGACGAAGACACAAAAGACAAGAGCAGTGAAAGTGACGAGGAGATCATAAGCAGATTGTAG